One Maribacter cobaltidurans genomic window carries:
- a CDS encoding DUF1737 domain-containing protein, whose amino-acid sequence MAYKILYASSSDSLEKEMVRHLNDYWEPLGGVAIGNFEGGVHFYQAVVRRDLIKFN is encoded by the coding sequence ATGGCCTATAAAATTTTATATGCATCAAGTAGTGATTCTTTGGAGAAAGAGATGGTAAGACATCTAAACGATTATTGGGAACCATTGGGAGGAGTAGCAATAGGTAATTTTGAAGGAGGCGTACATTTCTATCAAGCTGTTGTAAGAAGAGATTTAATAAAGTTTAATTAA
- a CDS encoding nucleotidyltransferase family protein: MKSLSEIKSTLERNKSRLFYSYPIKSLAIFGSFARNEGKENSDLDIIVEFNDKIGVRFIDLANELEKLIELKVDLVSRKGIKKRYLQSIEEDLIYV, encoded by the coding sequence ATGAAATCATTAAGTGAGATTAAATCAACATTAGAAAGGAATAAGAGTAGGCTATTCTATTCTTATCCGATTAAATCTTTGGCCATATTCGGGTCATTTGCCAGAAATGAGGGAAAAGAAAATAGTGATTTAGATATCATAGTTGAGTTTAATGATAAAATTGGGGTTCGATTTATCGATTTGGCTAATGAGCTGGAAAAATTGATTGAATTAAAAGTTGACCTTGTTTCTAGAAAAGGAATCAAAAAAAGATACCTTCAATCCATTGAAGAAGATTTGATTTATGTCTAA
- a CDS encoding HepT-like ribonuclease domain-containing protein, which yields MSKRDNDLLLMDMLDAAEKILKYTSNLDYSTFLENEMVIDAVARNFEIIGEAANRVNPDFKIIHPQIEWLRIIGFRNRIIHEYFGIDYEIMWTIIEENIVELIDELNQLIN from the coding sequence ATGTCTAAAAGAGATAACGACCTTTTACTAATGGATATGCTTGACGCAGCAGAGAAAATCCTGAAATATACTTCAAATCTTGATTACAGTACATTCTTGGAAAATGAAATGGTAATCGACGCAGTCGCACGTAACTTTGAAATCATTGGAGAAGCGGCCAACAGGGTAAATCCAGACTTCAAAATTATACATCCACAAATTGAATGGCTAAGGATAATAGGATTTAGGAATCGAATAATTCATGAATACTTTGGAATTGATTATGAAATAATGTGGACTATTATCGAGGAGAATATTGTGGAATTAATTGATGAACTAAATCAATTAATAAACTAA
- a CDS encoding lipocalin-like domain-containing protein yields the protein MKKILVVALSAFLFIACEKETEIPLEVNVDVVGWWLLHSIIIDDVEQDLNRCQADTYLLLDADERVINYIVNVDPQFGCFPNDGGNGWYVVSGNEITINYDEGNAYNENDTYTFELKDDKLFLHISNNEIYIYNRK from the coding sequence ATGAAAAAAATATTGGTAGTTGCTTTAAGTGCTTTTCTTTTTATTGCCTGTGAAAAGGAGACTGAAATCCCTTTGGAGGTTAACGTAGATGTTGTCGGATGGTGGCTTTTGCATTCAATTATAATTGATGATGTTGAACAAGACCTTAATAGATGTCAAGCGGACACCTATTTGCTATTAGATGCAGATGAACGAGTAATAAATTACATAGTTAATGTAGATCCGCAATTTGGTTGTTTTCCAAACGATGGTGGTAATGGCTGGTATGTAGTTAGTGGTAATGAAATTACTATTAACTACGATGAAGGAAACGCATATAATGAAAATGATACTTATACATTTGAATTAAAGGATGATAAGTTGTTTTTACATATATCAAATAATGAAATCTATATTTATAATAGGAAATAG
- a CDS encoding acyl-CoA thioesterase, whose product MKDNIPDSYKTLELPVQWGDMDAAQHVNNTVYLRWMESARIEMFQKMSCGGNAGHNIPHSPE is encoded by the coding sequence ATGAAAGATAATATTCCTGATAGTTACAAAACTTTGGAGTTACCGGTACAATGGGGTGATATGGATGCGGCTCAGCATGTGAACAATACAGTTTACCTGCGTTGGATGGAATCCGCACGTATAGAGATGTTTCAAAAAATGAGCTGTGGTGGAAACGCCGGACATAATATACCACACTCGCCGGAATAA
- a CDS encoding beta-L-arabinofuranosidase domain-containing protein, protein MVNYFKKLCCFLWILPVLYGCKDIKTSGSKLEVPQANYLQNRTPLAAMPYLELPLGAIKPKSWLKEQLRRMADGMTGHLDEIYPQVLGPSNGWLGGDGDGWERGPYWIDGLLPLAYILNDANLKAKVSPWVEWTLTHQTEDGYLGPVPFNTEPEIIHGVQRSMRKDWWPKMVMLKVLQQHYNATADERVINVLTKYFRHQLKELPNRPLDDLTFWANRRGADNLQVVYWLYNITGDTFLLDLGEIIHEQTYPWSTVFLNEPNEVDSVMPYGYFNMKKYPFDSVEIKNTSLSQIGSIHTVNFAQGLKQPGIRYQKEPNQKYIDAIKKALQDIKKYHGQPQGMYGGDEPLHGTDPVQGVEFCSISEEMFSLETLLKITGDTEFADVLERIVYNALPAQASDDFSARQYFQAANQVELSDRLETSFETKNHKGTDFVFGVLTGYPCCTTNMHQSWPKYVQNLFYSTSDAGVAALLYAPSEVDMKVADNVALTITETTGFPFEENINFNFELSESATFPFHLRIPSWAKNPLVKVNGQVVEGRVDKQVFIINRRWNDGDEVILTLPMHIKSSKWHKGAISIERGPLVYALKLEGYEKVKNRNDGFGKFTEISTNDDWNFALLKSELNKLPVSAQVIQKPWDGSYPWNLENAPIEIKIKATKFPEWKLVNGAPVFPDSFGSIAKQNSRSLELEEITLVPYGCTTLRITEFPQMDR, encoded by the coding sequence ATGGTGAATTATTTTAAAAAGTTATGCTGTTTTTTGTGGATTTTACCAGTACTTTATGGTTGTAAGGATATTAAAACTAGTGGTTCAAAATTAGAAGTTCCCCAAGCAAACTATTTGCAGAACCGTACACCATTGGCTGCAATGCCATATCTTGAACTTCCCTTAGGAGCCATTAAACCGAAAAGTTGGCTAAAAGAGCAACTACGAAGGATGGCGGATGGCATGACAGGGCATTTGGACGAAATTTATCCCCAAGTTTTAGGTCCCAGCAACGGATGGTTAGGGGGTGATGGCGACGGTTGGGAACGTGGACCATATTGGATTGACGGTCTTTTACCTTTGGCATATATTTTAAATGATGCCAATTTGAAAGCAAAGGTTTCCCCTTGGGTTGAGTGGACGTTGACCCATCAAACCGAAGATGGCTATCTCGGCCCAGTTCCATTTAACACGGAACCAGAAATTATACATGGAGTACAACGTTCGATGCGAAAGGATTGGTGGCCTAAAATGGTTATGCTAAAGGTTTTACAGCAGCATTACAACGCAACTGCGGATGAACGTGTAATAAATGTACTTACAAAGTATTTTAGGCATCAATTAAAAGAGCTCCCAAATCGACCGCTTGATGACCTTACATTTTGGGCCAATAGAAGGGGAGCTGATAATTTACAAGTGGTATACTGGCTCTACAACATTACTGGAGATACTTTTTTGCTTGATTTAGGTGAGATTATTCATGAACAGACGTATCCATGGTCGACTGTTTTTTTGAATGAGCCAAACGAAGTTGATTCCGTCATGCCTTACGGTTATTTTAATATGAAAAAATACCCCTTCGATTCTGTAGAGATAAAAAATACCTCTCTTTCGCAAATAGGGAGTATTCATACGGTAAACTTTGCGCAGGGACTTAAACAGCCCGGCATACGGTATCAAAAGGAACCAAATCAAAAGTATATCGATGCGATTAAAAAGGCGCTACAAGACATTAAAAAGTACCATGGACAGCCACAGGGAATGTATGGTGGTGATGAACCTTTACATGGGACCGATCCAGTACAGGGAGTGGAATTTTGTTCTATTTCTGAAGAAATGTTTTCATTGGAAACACTCTTAAAAATTACAGGGGATACAGAGTTTGCTGACGTACTGGAGCGTATTGTCTATAATGCACTTCCGGCACAGGCTTCTGATGATTTTTCGGCACGTCAGTATTTTCAGGCTGCCAATCAAGTAGAACTTTCAGACCGATTGGAAACCTCGTTCGAGACCAAAAACCATAAAGGTACCGATTTTGTGTTCGGTGTGTTGACGGGTTACCCGTGCTGCACTACCAACATGCACCAATCATGGCCCAAATATGTTCAGAACCTTTTTTATTCCACCTCAGATGCAGGCGTTGCGGCCCTATTATATGCTCCTAGCGAGGTTGATATGAAGGTTGCCGATAATGTAGCCTTGACCATCACAGAAACCACAGGTTTCCCATTTGAAGAAAATATCAATTTTAATTTTGAACTTTCAGAATCAGCTACTTTTCCCTTTCATCTCCGTATCCCTTCATGGGCCAAAAATCCATTGGTTAAAGTTAATGGACAAGTAGTAGAGGGTAGGGTGGACAAACAGGTTTTCATCATAAATAGGAGGTGGAATGACGGAGATGAGGTTATCCTTACGCTACCTATGCATATCAAATCATCTAAATGGCATAAAGGTGCGATAAGTATAGAGAGGGGGCCTTTGGTTTATGCCCTGAAGTTGGAAGGTTATGAAAAGGTAAAAAACAGGAATGACGGTTTTGGGAAATTCACGGAAATTTCGACCAATGATGATTGGAATTTTGCATTATTAAAATCGGAATTAAATAAGTTACCTGTTTCCGCTCAGGTAATCCAGAAACCGTGGGACGGGAGCTATCCTTGGAATTTGGAAAACGCACCTATTGAAATAAAGATCAAAGCAACTAAATTTCCAGAATGGAAGCTGGTCAATGGCGCCCCGGTTTTTCCAGATTCTTTCGGTTCGATAGCAAAACAAAATTCAAGGTCCTTAGAATTGGAAGAGATTACTTTGGTGCCTTATGGTTGCACTACTTTACGTATAACCGAATTTCCACAAATGGATCGCTAA
- a CDS encoding glycoside hydrolase family 2 protein — protein sequence MFLSKTIFHRQPISFLVFCLFICVSTILQGQWKPAGDKIKTNWAQQIDPDNVLNDYPRPILERENWKNLNGLWDYSITQRGEETPNTYQGKILVPFAVESSLSGVMKEVGAENELWYRTTFSVPSDWSNKHILLHFGAVDWKTDVWINEVKVGTHSGGYTPFSFDISPFLKDGEQQLVVKVWDPSNDGPQPRGKQVKEPEGIWYTPVTGIWQTVWLEPVSEKHITNLKTVPNIDNKTVTVLPETMGANYGDIIEVTISDGSSIISSAKATVGMEITLSIDNPKLWSPESPFLYDMEVRLMVDDKEVDKVGSYFGMRKISMKKDDFGIVRMQLNNEDYFQFGPLDQGWWPDGLYTAPSDEALQYDIVKTKELGFNMIRKHVKVEPARWYTHCDRLGILVWQDMPNGDKGPQWQNHDYFNGTEFQRSPESEAIYRTEWKEIMDYLYSVPSIVVWVPFNEAWGQFKTEEIAEWTKTYDPSRLVNSASGGNFYRTGDIVDLHNYPAPAMYLYDAQRVNVLGEYGGIGLPVKNHLWKPDNNWGYVKFKNSKETTQQYIEYAEELKRLVKAGFSGAIYTQTTDVEGEVNGFMTYDRKVDKMNVSAVKKANQEVIDELQSN from the coding sequence ATGTTCCTATCAAAAACCATATTTCATCGACAGCCTATTTCCTTTTTGGTTTTCTGTCTATTTATCTGTGTCTCAACAATCTTACAAGGGCAGTGGAAACCTGCCGGGGATAAGATAAAGACAAACTGGGCCCAACAAATTGATCCCGACAACGTGCTTAACGATTATCCAAGACCTATATTGGAAAGGGAAAATTGGAAAAATTTGAATGGTCTGTGGGACTATTCCATAACCCAAAGAGGAGAAGAAACGCCAAATACATACCAAGGAAAAATTTTAGTTCCTTTCGCCGTAGAATCAAGTTTGTCCGGTGTAATGAAGGAAGTTGGTGCAGAAAATGAATTGTGGTATAGAACAACTTTCTCGGTTCCTTCAGATTGGTCAAATAAGCATATTCTACTTCATTTTGGCGCAGTTGATTGGAAGACGGATGTTTGGATTAATGAGGTAAAAGTGGGTACGCACTCAGGAGGGTATACCCCTTTTTCATTTGATATTTCCCCATTTCTAAAGGATGGAGAACAGCAATTGGTCGTCAAAGTATGGGATCCCTCAAATGATGGCCCACAACCTAGGGGAAAACAGGTTAAGGAACCAGAAGGGATTTGGTATACCCCTGTCACAGGGATTTGGCAGACGGTTTGGTTGGAGCCCGTTTCGGAAAAACATATTACTAATTTGAAAACAGTACCTAATATCGATAATAAAACGGTAACTGTTTTGCCGGAAACCATGGGTGCAAATTATGGCGATATCATTGAGGTAACCATTTCCGATGGGTCCTCCATAATTTCTTCGGCTAAGGCTACAGTGGGTATGGAAATTACTTTATCAATCGACAATCCAAAATTATGGTCTCCAGAATCCCCATTTTTATATGATATGGAAGTAAGACTTATGGTCGATGATAAGGAAGTGGATAAGGTAGGCAGTTACTTTGGAATGCGTAAAATTAGCATGAAAAAGGACGATTTTGGAATAGTTAGAATGCAGCTCAACAACGAGGATTATTTCCAATTTGGCCCATTGGACCAAGGCTGGTGGCCAGACGGACTATATACTGCCCCCAGTGACGAAGCACTTCAATATGATATAGTTAAAACCAAGGAACTTGGATTCAACATGATCAGAAAGCACGTGAAAGTGGAGCCAGCTAGATGGTATACGCATTGTGATCGATTGGGTATCTTGGTCTGGCAAGATATGCCCAATGGAGATAAGGGGCCACAATGGCAAAATCATGATTATTTTAATGGTACTGAATTTCAAAGAAGTCCAGAATCGGAAGCAATATATAGAACCGAATGGAAGGAAATAATGGACTACTTGTATTCTGTACCCAGTATTGTGGTCTGGGTTCCCTTTAATGAAGCCTGGGGTCAATTTAAAACAGAGGAGATTGCGGAATGGACCAAAACTTATGACCCCAGCAGGCTGGTAAACTCCGCCAGCGGTGGAAACTTTTATAGAACGGGAGATATTGTGGACTTGCATAATTACCCTGCTCCCGCCATGTACTTATATGATGCACAAAGGGTCAATGTGCTAGGCGAATACGGGGGTATAGGGTTGCCGGTTAAGAACCATCTTTGGAAACCCGATAACAATTGGGGATATGTAAAATTTAAAAATTCAAAGGAGACGACCCAACAATATATAGAATATGCTGAGGAACTTAAACGATTGGTGAAGGCCGGATTCTCTGGAGCAATCTACACCCAGACAACAGATGTAGAAGGAGAAGTAAACGGATTCATGACGTATGATCGTAAAGTCGATAAAATGAATGTTTCCGCAGTAAAAAAAGCGAACCAGGAAGTGATTGATGAACTCCAATCCAATTAG